The proteins below are encoded in one region of Belonocnema kinseyi isolate 2016_QV_RU_SX_M_011 chromosome 5, B_treatae_v1, whole genome shotgun sequence:
- the LOC117173984 gene encoding probable cytochrome P450 301a1, mitochondrial, translated as MLQPRTARMYIGAIEEASHDFLQRIEKIKNSDSEVPGDFLNEIHKWALESIARIALDVRLGCLNENAPAETQELINAVKTFFTNVGILELKIPFWKVFNTPTWCQFVNALDVILNTTSRYTKEALERAQAKSSSNKELSLLERVVATQDNPKLASILALDLFLVGIDTTSNSVASILYQLANHPGKQALVHEEICKTLPSDGQPLDAKYIDDLKYLKACIRETLRMYPVVIGNGRCTTKDTVICGYQVPKGVHVVFQHYVISNQDRYFPRSKEFLPERWLGGDKMCHPFASLPFGYGRRMCIGRRFAELEMIIVISKIMQAYKVEYNYEKLDYYINPMYSPKGPLKFKFVKRY; from the exons ATGCTTCAGCCAAGAACTGCAAGGATGTATATCGGTGCGATTGAAGAAGCCAGTCACGACTTTCTACAGAg GATCGAGAAAATCAAAAACTCCGATAGCGAAGTCCCCGGTGACTTCTTAAATGAAATACACAAATGGGCACTTGAAT CTATAGCACGTATAGCTCTGGACGTACGATTAGGATGTTTGAACGAAAACGCACCAGCAGAAACTCAAGAGTTAATCAAtgcagttaaaacattttttacgaacgTTGGAATTctggaattgaaaattcctttctggAAAGTGTTCAACACGCCTACTTGGTGCCAATTTGTCAACGCTCTTGACGTAATTTTAAA TACTACTTCTAGATATACCAAGGAAGCTCTAGAAAGGGCGCAAGCGAAAAGCTCCTCAAATAAGGAGCTTTCCCTTCTTGAACGAGTTGTGGCTACACAAGATAATCCGAAACTAGCTTCCATTCTTGCCTTAGATTTATTCCTCGTTGGTATTGACACG ACTTCAAATTCAGTGGCTTCAATTCTATATCAACTGGCCAATCATCCGGGAAAACAAGCACTTGTACACGAAGAGATTTGTAAAACACTTCCGTCTGATGGACAGCCACTTGATGCTAAATATATCGATGACTTGAAGTATTTGAAGGCTTGCATAAGAGAAACTTTGAG GATGTATCCTGTTGTAATTGGAAACGGACGCTGTACTACCAAAGATACTGTAATTTGTGGCTACCAAGTACCGAAAGGC GTGCATGTGGTGTTTCAACACTACGTGATCAGCAATCAGGACAGGTACTTCCCAAGAAGTAAAGAATTTCTACCGGAGCGATGGCTAGGTGGTGACAAAATGTGCCATCCTTTTGCGTCTCTCCCTTTCGGATACGGAAGGCGTATGTGCATCGGGCGACGCTTCGCTGAACTTGAAATGATCATTGTAATCAGCAAG attatgcAAGCTTACAAGGTTgagtataattatgaaaaattggatTACTACATCAACCCCATGTATTCGCCAAAAGGACCTCTCaagttcaaatttgttaaaaggtATTAG